One part of the Alosa alosa isolate M-15738 ecotype Scorff River chromosome 4, AALO_Geno_1.1, whole genome shotgun sequence genome encodes these proteins:
- the ccnq gene encoding cyclin-Q: protein MEVARTSQGRSQVADAAKSGVSQEIKTHFRVCRFIIETGVKLGMRSMPVATACTLYHRFFRTASLEVYEPYLVAMSSIYLAGKVEEQHLRTRDIINVCYRFFHPGSEPMELDGKFWELRDSVVQCELLILRQLNFVVSFQHPHKYLLHYLVSVRNLLNRHAWSRTPIAETAWALLKDSYHGSVCVRHPPQHLALSVLYLTIQSYGVEMPSGELEWWQALCDDISRGEIEDIMSELLQLYDMEAKCM from the exons ATGGAAGTTGCAAGGACCTCGCAAGGCAGGAGTCAGGTCGCAGATGCTGCAAAAAGTGGTGTCAGCCAAGAAATCAAAACACATTTTCGAGTCTGCCGCTTCATCATTGAAACTG GTGTGAAGTTGGGCATGCGGTCCATGCCAGTGGCTACTGCATGTACTCTGTACCACAGATTTTTTCGGACAGCCAGTCTGGAGGTCTATGAGCCATACCTGGTTGCCATGTCCTCCATTTACCTAGCTGGTAAAGTCGAGGAACAACATCTAAGAACTCGGGACATCATCAATGTCTGCTACAG GTTCTTCCATCCTGGTAGTGAGCCCATGGAACTGGATGGGAAGTTCTGGGAGCTGAGGGATAGTGTGGTCCAGTGTGAGCTTCTTATCCTGCGACAGCTGAACTTTGTGGTGTCATTTCAGCACCCTCACAAG TATCTGTTGCATTACCTCGTCTCTGTGCGAAATCTCTTAAATCGCCATGCCTGGTCTCGTACGCCCATAGCTGAAACGGCCTGGGCTCTGCTTAAAGACAGTTACCACGGCTCGGTGTGTGTGCGGCACCCACCCCAACACCTTGCCCTCTCTGTCCTTTACTTGACCATCCAGAGCTATGGAGTGGAGATGCCCTCGGGAGAACTGGAGTGGTGGCAG GCCCTGTGTGACGACATCAGTCGGGGAGAAATTGAGGACATCATGTCAGAACTACTGCAGCTGTACGACATGGAGGCCAAGTGCATGTGA
- the cfap126 gene encoding protein Flattop, producing the protein MSSSFSANQYDGAYKAQKLQNWTVPKHFKERPSAADGHTTFITNDHGHLLPGMKAKNGSAWTSFVGTWDLPNRIPPTYINPTARSHEGQERLKNWNNRKGTTKKASSPRSEADAQNTGRASKTQEELTTDPPVNQEQSLEPAPEHHASPTTCGLPDSARTPEPYRPTSQQSPVPSQKSAANSRPASQNCHCDGQPNLSNE; encoded by the exons ATGTCGTCCAGCTTTTCTGCTAATCAG TATGATGGAGCCTACAAGGCGCAGAAATTGCAGAACTGGACTGTTCCAAAACACTTCAAAGAG AGACCCTCTGCAGCTGATGGACACACCACCTTTATAACCAACGACCATGGCCACCTACTTCCCGGAATGAAAGCTAAG AATGGAAGTGCCTGGACATCATTTGTGGGCACATGGGATTTGCCAAACCGTATCCCTCCGACCTACATTAACCCCACTGCACGTTCACACGAGGGGCAGGAGCGTCTGAAGAACTGGAATAACCGCAAGGGCACCACCAAAAAGGCCTCAAGCCCACGGTCGGAAGCAGATGCCCAAAACACTGGCCGGGCCTCCAAAACCCAAGAGGAG cTCACGACTGACCCACCAGTGAATCAGGAGCAATCGTTAGAGCCAGCACCAGAACACCACGCCTCCCCCACTACTTGTGGCCTGCCGGACTCTGCGAGGACTCCAGAACCATACAGGCCTACCTCCCAGCAAAGCCCAGTGCCTTCCCAGAAGAGCGCAGCCAATAGCAGACCAGCTTCTCAGAATTGCCATTGCGATGGTCAGCCAAATTTATCCAATGAGTGA
- the b4galt3 gene encoding beta-1,4-galactosyltransferase 3 → MLCCGRALDSPCTLAMLVGFQFAFVLYFSLGGFRGLVSVLVHSTEPEFDYSRPHDVYTNLSHLGALAPHHTGPAAPTGPTPQLKDCQVPSPLLVGPVLVRLSSPPSLDEIKEKNPLVTPGGHYTPPDCEPRHHTAIVVPYRNRQAHLRALLYHLHPFLQRQQIHYSIYIVHQLGNATFNRAKLLNVGVREALRDEDWSCIFLHDVDLLPENDHNTYTCHPQYPTHLSVAMDKFRYRLPYPQYFGGVSAVTPNQYLKMNGFPNQYWGWGGEDDDIAARIRLSGMKIVRPPVAIGHYKMIKHKGDQGNEQNPRRFDLLKRTRINWRSDGLNSLTYQLLSKELEPLYTNLSVNIGDDPHPSKNGQPPRKQTPPPVHHPDKSKAKAKLVAPTKPVKTDTAQRTKANETSAREEKAGTKQEVG, encoded by the exons ATGCTGTGCTGTGGTCGAGCGCTGGACTCCCCATGTACCTTGGCTATGCTGGTGGGGTTCCAGTTTGCGTTCGTCCTCTACTTCTCCCTAGGAGGGTTCCGGGGCCTGGTGTCAGTGCTCGTCCACTCCACCGAGCCCGAGTTTGACTACTCGCGGCCCCACGACGTCTATACCAACCTCAGCCACCTGGGGGCGCTCGCACCCCATCACACAGGACCAGCAGCACCAACAGGGCCAACGCCACAGCTGAAAGACTGCCAGGTGCCCTCGCCACTGTTGG TGGGTCCTGTGTTGGTGCGCCTATCGTCCCCTCCCTCGCTGGACGAGATCAAGGAGAAGAACCCCCTGGTGACTCCAGGGGGTCACTACACTCCCCCGGACTGTGAGCCAAGGCACCATACGGCTATTGTAGTGCCCTACCGAAACCGGCAGGCTCACCTCCGAGCCCTCCTCTACCACCTCCACCCTTTCCTGCAACGCCAGCAGATCCACTACAGCATCTATATTGTGCACCAG CTTGGAAACGCAACTTTTAACCGCGCCAAGCTGCTGAATGTCGGGGTGCGAGAGGCACTACGGGACGAAGACTGGAGCTGCATCTTCCTCCATGACGTTGACCTACTCCCTGAAAACGACCACAACACATACACCTGCCACCCTCAGTATCCAACACATCTCTCTGTGGCCATGGACAAGTTTAGGTACAG ACTGCCATACCCACAGTATTTCGGCGGCGTTTCTGCTGTAACTCCAAACCAGTACCTCAAGATGAACGGCTTTCCCAACCAGTATTGGGGCTGGGGAGGGGAGGATGATGACATCGCAGCCAG GATACGTCTCTCAGGGATGAAGATAGTGCGCCCCCCGGTGGCTATTGGCCATTATAAGATGATCAAGCATAAAGGGGACCAGGGTAATGAGCAGAACCCACGCAG GTTTGACCTGCTTAAGCGTACGAGGATAAACTGGCGCTCCGATGGGCTGAACTCCCTGACCTACCAGCTACTGTCCAAGGAGTTGGAACCGCTGTACACCAACCTGTCAGTCAACATTGGTGATGACCCCCACCCTTCCAAGAATGGCCAGCCTCCGAGGAAGCAAACCCCACCTCCGGTCCACCACCCAGACAAATCTAAGGCAAAAGCCAAGCTGGTGGCTCCCACAAAACCTGTGAAAACTGACACCGCCCAGCGGACGAAAGCCAATGAGACATCGGCTCGGGAAGAGAAGGCGGGGACGAAGCAGGAAGTGGGCTGA